GTGACAAATCGAGCGTGAAGCCCTCCATGCGGCCTTCTGTCAAGCTTCGGTCCTGGTCACATATGATCACAAACATTTACTGGCCATTTAGTCCAACTGAGCATCCGACATGTTTAAAATCACACTGAAACTAACAAcggccctcctcccccccacactGTCACTATCCCCTCTCCAAACGAGAAAACCGAGGCTTACAGAGCAAAGGAACACATGGAAGGTCACACcgccagcaggtggcagagccGGGACTTAAACCCAGTCTGTCTCTGGGCTCCTGGCTTCTGCCGGGGCCCCACTACGCCGAGAGACAGTGgatcagtgttttatttttgttttgttttgttttccattcgCCAGGATGCGGAGAACTCGTCTGGGTGGGCGAGCCGGTCACTCTGAGAACAGCCGAAACCATCACGGGCAAGTACGGTGTGTGGATGAGAGACCCCAAGCCCGTGTACCCCCACACGCGGGAGACCACGTGGCGCATCGACACGGTGGGCACGGGCGTCCGCCAGGTGTTGGAGTACAGCCTCGCCAGCCAGTTCGCGCAGGGCTACCCCTCCAAGGTGCACGTGCTGCCCAGGCCGCTGGAAAGCACCGGCGCGGTGGTCTACGCCGGGAGCCTCTACTTCCAGGGGGCGGAGTCCAGGGCGGTGGTGCGGTACGAGCTGAGCACCGAGACGGTCAAGGCGGAGAGGGACATCCCTGGGGCCGGCTACCACGGGCAGTTCCCATACGCCTGGGGCGGCTATACCGACATTGACCTGGCCGTGGACGAGTCGGGCCTCTGGGTCATCTACAGCACGGAGGGGGCCAAAGGGGCCATCGTCCTGTCCAAGCTGAACCCGGAGAGCCTGGAACGGGAGCAGACCTGGGAGACGAACATCCGGAAGCAGTCGGTCGCCAACGCCTTCGTCATCTGCGGCACCTTGTACACCGTCAGCAGCTACTCTTCGCCTGACGCCACGGTCAACTTTGCGTTCGACACGGGCACGGGGAGCAGCAAGGCCCTGGCCGTGCCCTTCAAGAACCGCTACAAGTACAACAGCATGATCGACTACAACCCCCTGGAGAAGAAGCTCTTCgcctgggacaacttcaacatGGTCACCTACGACACCAGGCTCTCCAAGATGTGAACCGCCGCCGCCTGGCTGCATCAGGAACGgcaggagcgggggtgggggtggggtggggttcagGGGTGGGGTTAGGCCAGCAGAAGCCCACGCAGCTTCCCTCTGCTTTGCATGTGCTCTGGTTACTCCAGGAGCAGGTGTCTGACGCTGCGGGGACAGTGCTCTGGGCACCCAGAGTTTCACAACAGCTAGGCTTGCCCTCtgccagcttttaaaaaaagggcTATTTAGCTAAAATAGTTTTAAGTTTCCGGGTGATCTTGGGCACAAGTTATAATGCGTAGCTGTTTCTTCGTGGAAACCACAAGGCTTTTTATGAACGACCTTCGCTGGCTAAGGAGGATGCTTGGAGGAGGGTTTAGAGAAAGGGGCAGGACTCCAGGTGAGGCTGGGCCACCGGCTGCGCTGGCGTGCTGCAGTCAGCACCAGCTGCAAGGGGAAGCAGCCCGTGTGTGGGGAGGGGCGAACTCTGGGCCAGCCCTGAGCTTCTGGAAGATGCACTGACAGTAGTTGGCTTCTCATGCTTCAGGGAGAGCCCAGGTGGGCACTCCATAACCTTTGCCTGTGCAATAAAGCGACCGTGCACTCCATTCTCCTTGGATATTGTGGAGTATTTTGCATAAGAGGAAAGTAGAGATTCCAGCCATCAGAAAATTTCTGCGGGCCGGGAACTGTGATGGCAGGATGGTCAAGGTGTGTGATGAGTGTGCACCTGTGTGACAAGGGCGGTACCCGGGGTGGCACCTGGCAAACAGTGGAATGCATGTCTGCCCAGCCGTGTTCCGGGTGCTCTCGGCCCTTCCTGACCCGCCTTTTCATCCTTCCTCAGCTCagggcattatttttttttaataattacacCGAGTTTCTATCTGGAGGTGCCGCCATACCTAGTGGTCAGAACATTTTCTCGTGGCCAGTTCAGTGTGGACTCTGTTCCTTTGGCCTTTTTGGCCCATTCAGGGTTTTCCTTTGCCCCGGCTGAGAGAAGGGCCGGGCCTGTCCATGCCCGAAAACCCTCGGGGGCTCCCTGTCCCATCCTAAGTCAATGCAGAGTTCCCCCCTTGGTGGTTCCGTCTCTCCTAATGTCCCCGGAGTCCTCCCACTCCAGCCAAGGCCCATGGACCCTGCCCGTCCTCTGAACAGCCAGGCCCACTTTAGTCTCCAGGGCTTTGCGCTGCCTCCCGCTCTGTCCCTGAAGTTGTCGCGCCCAATGCCATCATTTTCAAGTCCCCACTCAGACCCTGCCACGGAGCTGTAGCCAGGCCACCCTCCCTATTAAAGCTGCCACGTCTGATCTTCCTTGCTCTGTCTTATTATTTTAGAACTTCTTTTCCACGAATCCTCTCCTGACACAggatacagtgtgtgtgtgtgtgtgtgtgtgtgtgtgtgtgtttcatgcaAACACAACTGACTGGCCTACGTGCCCTACTGCAGGACAGCAATGAAAGATAAACACGTCCACACGGCAGAGACTTGGCTGGAAGAACCAAAAACAGTGCATTTGTGGATAACAACAGGCAACAGCGAgtgaggaggggaaggcaggaaggaaaggtcTTCTGACACAATCTTCAAAGGCAGCGCGAGGACGTCCCGGAAACTGCTCTCTGGAGTTCTGTGTCACAGCGCATCTCTGAATGACTGACGTCTGTGTGCCTAGGAGACGTGGGGGTCCTCAGCTGgagagggaggcggggctggggggactGGGGGGTCTGCCATGCCCCAGGGAGGGACTTGATCCACATCCAGATCGAAGAGCTTCGCCCTGGCTTCCTCGGGTTTCCTGGTGAACGTCTCTTCCCTGGGAGGAAAGGCACAAGGAgggcaggtttttaaaaagagaaaaagaccccCTCAGACCCCATCCGAGAAAGAGAGCCACTTCCTTCCCCGCCTGCATCCAGATGCGGACACAGGGTCTCCGGGCGGGAGTGAGCTGCGTGCTGCGCCTTAACTGTGAGTCGGCCCTTCCCGCACTGACCCCTGGAACCCACGGCCCGGggtccacccctgccccccagctctcctAGGTCAGGCCAGGGCAGGCTTGCTCTCGGGGTTCCCCTGGTCTCCCAGCTTTTCTCCGCCAGTTCAGCCCCGGACACCCAgcacctctcctctctgcccagctgacccccactccaccctcccaccctggctTCTTTCTAAGGACCCCAGGGGCACAGCCCTGGGCACCAGGCATGCCACAGGGAAGGGGACAGTGTCCCTGCCTGCAGGGAGCTCCCAGCCTCTTGGGAATGAGGGCAAGTTTCAGGGAATCCATGCCATCCCCAAACTTTGCAAAGTCATGCCTTTTTATACTAAGAGGGAACTTCACAACTTCCACCTGATTATCAAAGTGGTCCCCCCCAATTAAAGAGCCACGGATCTGAAATTCATCCCAGCACCCCTATTTTCACTTCTCGAAGGACCACGTGGAAAAGGTCTGTTTCCCACGGAGGCTGACCAAACAGTGTCTCATTCACAAAGGCAGCCTCCTCCTTGTAGCCACGGGCACATTTGAATACATTTGCATACATTTGCATAAACCAGTGTCTCCTGCAGCTTCAggcaccacccacccacctagcTTGGAGTACCTGGAGGCCATGGTGAACCTGCGTCTGGTCACCTCGGAGGCCAGGTCGCTGTAGGGGAGCTTCAGGCCATTGAGCTCAAGGCTCCTCTCAGCCATGGCCTTGGGCTCAGAGGAACTGAGATTCAGTCCACCTGCGGGTCTAAACCACAAGCGTCAGCAACACAGGTGTCAGTGGCAGAGGAAAGTGGAGGCGGTCACTGTGCCTGGGTCCTTCCTGTAGCCCgcgcccagccccaggcctgtccAGGGCCAGGCTTCCTCCGACACCTGCcttgggcaggagggaggccctCCCGCCCCTGAGGCT
This portion of the Phyllostomus discolor isolate MPI-MPIP mPhyDis1 chromosome 14, mPhyDis1.pri.v3, whole genome shotgun sequence genome encodes:
- the MYOC gene encoding myocilin — protein: MPAVQPLLLACLLWGVGARTAELRKANDRSGRCHYTFSVASPSESSCPEQGQAMSAIQDLQRDSSTQHADLESTKARLSSLEGLLHRLTSAQGAGPSETLEGPQRELATLRQEREQLETQTRELEVAHSNLLRDKAVLEEEKRRLGAENEDLARRLESSSQEIERLRRGQCPQAQGTPQEVPPGAREVSRWNLENLDFQELKSELTEVSAPRILKESPPGHPGNEEGGTGCGELVWVGEPVTLRTAETITGKYGVWMRDPKPVYPHTRETTWRIDTVGTGVRQVLEYSLASQFAQGYPSKVHVLPRPLESTGAVVYAGSLYFQGAESRAVVRYELSTETVKAERDIPGAGYHGQFPYAWGGYTDIDLAVDESGLWVIYSTEGAKGAIVLSKLNPESLEREQTWETNIRKQSVANAFVICGTLYTVSSYSSPDATVNFAFDTGTGSSKALAVPFKNRYKYNSMIDYNPLEKKLFAWDNFNMVTYDTRLSKM